The DNA segment ctgtgatgacccaaagggatggtggggagggaggtgggagggaggttcaggatggggaacacgtgtacacccgtggcggatgcatgttgatgtatggcaaaaccaatacaatattgtaaagtaaaaaaaaaataataataaattaaaaaaaaataaaaatgtagaaaaaaaaaaatgatcgcCGTCCTCGTAGGGGTGGAGCAGAATCCTGTGGTTTTGGTTTGTATCTCCCTGATGGCTAATGGTGTAAAGTGGCCTcccatgtgcttgttggccacttttatgtctttggagaaatttcccTTCCAGGAAAGGGCCTTGCAGGTGAGGCTATAGGATCCTGGCCAGGCTCGGCATCATTGCTTCCTGCCTGTGCGTCTTGGAGCACCTTCCCCGTCTGTGGGCCGAGCACTGTGAGGGTTGAGGGGCGTGTGTGTGGGGCTGGGGCCACCGTCGGCAGGATTGACTGCTTCACTAACCAGCTGAGACCGTCACCcagatctttatttctttcatggagccTGCTTTGCTGGGTCTTCTGCAAATAGTCTGTTAATTTATTTTGGGTAAGCAGGTTGATGGGCAGACACATACAGACGAGCGGACGAGGGTCTGAGGGGAGAGAAGGTAGGGAGCATGTCCACCTGCCCCTGGCTGTCCCTACCTCCTACCCCACCAAACGGACTTCCTTGTTTTCTCTGTTCAAGGAGGAGCCGAGGAAGGTTTGCTTCACCTACGATCTATTCCTGAACCTGGAGGGCAACCCGCCCGTCAACCACCTGCGCTGCGAGAAGCTCACATTCAACAACCCCACCGTGGAGTTCCGGTACAAGCTCCTGATGGCCGGCGGGGTGAGTGCGCCACTCCCCATGGTCCTGACATGGCCCCTGATAGTGCTGGGGCACCCGGGGCTTCCCAGCATGTAGTCGGGCGCCCGAGACCCTCAGGGGCAGGTAGTACAGGCGGCACCCGGCAGCTTTGGAGAGGACCCAGGCATCCCTAGCCTGTACCAGGGCGTTGTCTGTTGCAAATGACTGACTAGTCTTTAGTTATCCCGAAGCTTTTTGTTGCTGTGGGTAATTAGCATCTTCCTTCACAGAGGTGGGTGGAGGCAGGAGGTGGTGTGAGGCCAGTCTCCCAGCCTGGCATGGAGCTGGAGCCAGTTTTTAACCGGATTGGCAAGGCCACTCAGAGGCTGCGTCATCTGGGGGGTTCCCTGCTGATGGAGGCTTCTGGGGGTGTGTCCTTGTGACCCGGGCCTGGTCAGAGTGTCGGCTCTCAGAACTTAGGTCTCTGTGGGGAGTTGTGTGCCAGCGATCCAGTGTGGTGGCAGGGGGAGTTCTCTGTAGGGAGTTGTGTGCAAGCAGTCCCGGTATGGTGTCAGGGCTCTTGGAGAGCAGCATGGGGTGCCCacttggtggggggggggtgctggACCGTGCCAGGTGGGGGATGTGGGCTGAGCACACCAGACATGCTGTGCCTGGCATGGAGGAGTCGGGCTGGGGGTGTgacagcctgtgtgtgtgtgtggtgagggcAGGCCCACCTCCTCAGTGTGTGCCTTTAGCTTGGCTTTCTTTGGCTCTTGGGAACAGTCCTTTTTTCCTGTTCACTTAACTCAGTTGAGtctttttataaactttttaaacAATATGCAAGAATCACTTTTTCATTGCAGGATGTGTGATTAAGGTCTGCTGTGTCCTTAATAAAAGATGAGTGTGTGACCCTAATCTTGCGCGTGACGGCTGACGAAGTCCGGTCACGGAGCGGGGTGGGGGCTGCCTTACACAGATGTCGGCTCTGGAGTTGGCAGGCGCAGCAGtcctccccagctctgcctccctACTTTGGCGTCGCTGCCAGATGCTTTCCAGAGTATTTCCCCAGTGGTTCCTGGGTGCTCCCCCAAGGTTGTGTGGTCACCGCTTTCTGGGAGGCAGCCGCACAGAGTGTCTATGGGCCTCTCAGGGCCCAGGACGCAGCACTGAGCCCCTGGCTGCCCACGGAGGGTGTTTGCTCTGCGGAGATGAAGGCTCAGTGAGCAGCATCCAAACACATAAAACCAGAGGGCGGGAGGCGGGGGAGGAGGTGCCAGCAGGGAGTGAGGCCGCGGCTGCGAGCTGCACCGCCCAGTGCTGTCCTCGCCCTGGGGGTGCTGCCTGGAGAGCTGGACGGCTGCCCAGGAATTTCTCGCCCTTTGGGGCTGTGGGCTTCAGGCTCCAGGCTGATGGCAGAGCAGTGCTGTCTGTTCTTACGAGCCACCCAAGACCTCCAGGGGACTGTGGCTCCCGAGTCCGGAGTCCCAGTCCCTGTTCGCTGTGTTGGGGCACCGCTTCCCAGATGGACCGCCTTTCCCCTCTGGTGGCAGGTAGCCCCGGAGGCTGCCTGTGTTGATGTCCACATCGGTGCTGGAAGAACTGGAGGAGCGAGTTGTCTGTGAGCCACGAGGCCTGCTCTGTGCAGCCCCTTCCCCAGGGTCCCGTGAGCCCTGTTGCTCCTTGCGTGACACTTAGTCGGCCTCAGCAGTGACCTGAGCCACTTCTGCCTGGCCGGGTGGTCGCCTGGCCTCCAGCGGTGTGTCTCATGCTTGGCCCCGTCGGCAGTTGAGCTGCACAGAAGTAGAGGCTCCTTCAGCAGCAGGCGGTGAGATGGGTTCTTTTGGAGCCACGTGCTCACCGCAGGGCAAGGACGCGGGAGGCAGTCACGCGTGTCCTGGGACCGGGTCAGCCTAGGACCTTCCTCTGAAGGGATAGGAGATGTaatgaaaggaggagaagggctgTGAGGGAACAAACCGAGGCCCCCCATGGCCCTGCTGTCCTCCTGGGCTGcccactcagtcacgtccgagtGGCCTTCGTGTGTGCGGGCCCCTGAGGGCATGATCCCTGGGTGCCTGGCGGGGCCGACGTGTTCTGGGAACCCGCTTCAGAGCGCTGTGGTCAGACAGGCTCTGATGAGCAGTGCCACCTCAGGCCCCACCACCTCCTTTCAACCCAGCGTCCCCACGGCTGTGGCCGGGTGTGACCTCCGCCTCCTCAGATGAAAGCTGGGGTTCGTTGGGGAACCACGGGTTCTCAGAGTTGTTCACGGTGCCTGTTCTACCAAGCTGAATGCTTTCTTTTTCATCATCTTGTGTACTTTATTCTTCTGTTCTGGCTCATCACCATCTGGAAGGCTCCCTCTGAGTGGCTGGCCGCTGGCAGTATCAGCTCGCTCTTGTCAGTATTTTGAGAACGTGCCCGCAGCCTTCTCCCACTTCGGCTGGGGCCACAGGAGCCTGGCTGGAGCCCCTCCCAGCGGTACTCtggccctccctcctccagcctggCCATGCGCCCCCTGTCTGTCCAGCTCACCCGCCTGAGGCTGGAGAGGGAGTCGGCACCCAGGAGCTGGGTGCTGCTTCCACCACGCTGCCTGCTCTGGGCATCTGGCTGGCTTTCCATCTGTCCCAGCCGTGCTTCTGGTTTGTCTTCCCTGCCTTGTGTGGGGCAGCTTGGCTTCGACTCCTCCTCGTGCTCCTTTGCACGCTCCGCATCTTCCAGCTGGCCCTCAGGCCTGCCACACTCAGCCTTCCTGGGACCTGGCTTCTTCGCTCTCTGCCCAGCCCGCTTGGCTCCAGTGCTCAGCACCCGGCCCCTCCCAGAGGGAAGCTTCCACAGCAGGCTTCCTCTTGGCGACGGGATTTCCAGTCTGCCTCCTTGCCCATTGATAACATCTGTCTCTTCTTTATCACTAGGTGATGGTAATTCCTGAAGGAGCAGAAACGGTGTCCAGGCCCAGCCCCGACTACCCCATGTTACCCACAATTCCACTCTCTGCCTTCTCTGACCCCAAGAAGACCAAACCGTCCCACGGCTCCAAGGTTAGTGAGGCGGCAGGCCCAGTCCTGGGGGCGCGCTGGGGCCCGGCGGTGAGTCCCGGCTCAGGGCGCCCCGCGTCAGAGCTGGACCTTCCATCCCCGGACTCGCTCCCTTGGCCTCCTCTCGGAGCTCATCTCTGCCCGCCTGGCTGCCCTGCCCCTTGGTCAGGAGGCTGGCCCTCTTGACCTCATGGACAGCCAAGTGATCGCAGGCTTTTGTCTGTTCCTCTTGAGGCCAAAGAGCCTGCCCTATTCTTCCTGCCACTGAGTCAGAGGGCCTAGGACCACTGGTACAGACCCTGAGAGGCTCGTGTGCTGGGGGCCGTGGACCAAGTGCGTCCATTGCTGCTCCCTAGCGCAGCTCGGACACCCTCTCCATGCGGCTGGGCGCCCCTCCCTTGGCTGCTCTAGGCTCCGCTTTCTGCTTTGTCAGCAGCTGTCTGCAGAGAGCTTACTTGGGGGAAGGGCCAGGTGGAACCATGTGGGCAAGCACGCTATTTGCCCAAAGAAGAAATGTTTCATCATCTTCTTTCAGCTGGTCAGGCAGGGGGTGCTCTGTCCTCCCGACACCTCCCTCTCTGAACTATCACAGCATGGCCTCGAGCCCTCGGGCTGGTATCGCGGTGGACGCAGAAGTTCCCAAGTATGCGTCTTGTCCCGCAGCCACCTGACACAGCTGTGTCCCTAAGACCGAGTTCCGCCTGGCTCTTAGGGCAGCTGCCAATCATTCACTACCACCCACCCTGAAAGTTTATTCACTTCTCATCTTGGCAGGTTTTTTGCTCCACTCGTGCTTGGGTGTCGGGGGCCTGGGGCACCCAAGGCGGGACAGGTCGAGCTCTCAGGCCAACTTACAGCCTGATGCTCATCAGCAGCCTTGGTGGAGGGCCTGTCACCTGGGCGAGGTCTTCTTGGCACTTTCCACAAGGCCACTAGGTCTCTGAATCTTCAGATCTGTCTGACTTAAGCCCCCGGGACATGTGAGGCCAGAATCTCCAAGTATGTAGTGTGGGTCCGGGGTCTTCCCCATACTGGCATCTGTGGTCCTACCCTGAACCTCATGGGacttatatggaaaaaaaattcttactcACGATCTTGGCAGCTTCTGTCTCAGTCACCCACAGTTGTTTAGAGGTCTGTGCAGAGTGGGAAGTGCGGGAATTGCCATCTCTTTCTGGCATGTCACTTGCAAGTCCCCTAGGAAGTGCCCTCTGGGTATTGAGGACACCACAGTGGCCTGCCTAGCAGGGGCTGCTGGCAGCATCTCTTGTTGAGGTCTTTGAGACCCCTGGGGCCCTTATACCGGTAGTTGCACCTGCTGTGCTCTGGGGGCCTGCAGGCTGGGGTCTGCGTCTCCACCCTGCCCAGTCCAGCGTCTTCCTGCAGCCCCAGGTGCTGCAGCTCAGGAGGGTCCCTGCGAAGGTTGCTGCCTATAGCTCTCCAACAGACTCTCTCAGTCCTGCCCTCTGAGTCATCGTCCTTTCCTGCGGCTACAGAGGCCCTGGCACTTCCCTCAGACGGGCTGCCTGCTGTCCAGACCTGTGGGCTGACTGGCGGAAAGGCTGGGGGATGGGAGGCATGGCATGGGCCCTTGTAGTGCCCCGGGGCCACTGGGGAGTCTGGCTGTTGTGGCCCCAGGTAGATtggtccctggtggtcctgttCCTGCCCATAGCCCACCCGGAGGGGAGCCTAGAGCCTCCTGGGAGAGGAACAGGGCCCACTGCAGGGCACCTGTAGCTTCAGGCACCTCACTTCTCCTTGTCCAATGTCGGCCAGTTGGTCCAGTGGGCCTTTGTTTCTCCAGAACTAATCTCTTAGCCATTTGGGGTCCTTGCTGGCTTTGAGGACACGACTGTGGTGGGTTTCACCCCAGGAACTTTTGCGTCATGCTCCAGACTTAGTGTGTGACTTCAGAGAGCCTGTCCTCCCAGGAGCCTCTACTGAGCTCCAGCTGAGGAGGTGACGCTCTGAGGCCCCTGCTAGGTGGGCAGACCCTGGATGGTGGGGAGGTTCTGCTGACTGGGGCTGGGGGGCTCTTGGTGGACCTGCCCTTTGGGGGACTCCACTCCATGTCTCGGGGCTGGGGTCTGGGGGCCCAGGCAGGCGCGTGGACACTGCAGGAATAGGCCCGAGTTGTGCAGGGGTCTCTGTTTCTTGCCTCCCTCCTTGGGGGAGCTGCTTGCTGGGAGTGGAACCCCGAGACAGGCCCCATTCCACAGCCAGTCCCCCAGGGGTACCCCTTCAGACAGGCTTCTGAAGGGAGGCTCGTGTTGTGAGTACCTCTTCCTACGACCATGGTGACGTGAGGGGCACAGGGGCCGACTTCTCTCTAGGAGGCACGGGGGCCCCATGGCCCCGTGGGCCTGCCCCTGAGCCGCTGGTGCTAGTGTGGGACTCAAGTAGATTGCAGGTGGCTAGGCTGTACTGTCTCTGGGCTCTCTGTGGAGAGGGTTCTGTGGCTGCTCCCAGGGCTGTTAGCACAGGAAGCAGAGGCCCAGCTGCTGGGCCTTCCCCTGACTCACCTAAATCCCTCAGCATGTGGGGTGAGCTCCTAGAGGGAGGCCGCTCCTCCATTCTGGTAGCTCTTGGTTTCTGGTGAGCTTGGGTCCTGAGAGCCTTGGTCCAGCCGTGTGCCTGTCCCCGGGGTCAGGGGCCGAGTCCAGGTGCCTGTCCCGCAACCGTGGCCGTGCGGCAGGTGCTGATGCGGTGTGGACAGGTCGTGGGCACAGCCGGTGTCAGATGGGGCTCCCggctgcctgggggtggggggattggACACTTCCTGACTGTCCTCCCTGTCCTGCACCGTCACCTGGTGAGGTCGGTGGTTGTGCTCTGCACAGATACACATGCTTGGAGCCCCCCGACCTGACCTTCCTGTAGGCCCAGCTCAGGGCTGCTTGCCGCCTCTGTTTCCAGTGGGAGCCCCCGACCTGGCTTATTGACGCCAGAGTTCAGGCTCCATCCTCAACGCTCTGAATTTCTGAGGTGGGGATCCTGGAATTACACGTGGTTTAGAAGAGCTGCCCAGGCGGCTTGGATTCTAGAAGTCAATTCTCATGCACAGCGCCCAGGAACCCAGTAGGCACTTAGTAAATGCGACTGTAGAGATCAAGGGGAGATCAAAGAGCCCCTGTGCTGGTGTGCATCGGGCCCAGGCTGTCCAGGCGGGGTGGGGGCCACCTGGGGAGGCACCTGGCTCTGGTGGGAACAGGAAAGGGGCCCACCTGCTGGTGCCCCCAGCCCCATGCCTGGCAGCCTCTGACTCCCTGAGGTGCCTGAAGGGCGTGGTCGGTGTGGCTGGCCTGTGTGTATCTGACTCATCTGCACGCTTCTTGAATCCCTCAGGGGAGTCTTAGCCTGTAGCCGCCCATGATCTGCTGACGCTTTCTAGTAGCTTTAAGGGACAGCTCCATTTAGAACTCTCATCTGCTGCCTTACTTTTTCAAAGCTTTATGGAAGATTTTCTCTAGCTGAGTCTGAATCAGGTGGATTACACTTTGTAGCTGTCGGGGGAGGCGGAGCAGGGCAGCCCCGAGATGCTGCGTGACCGTGTCCCCCCCTCCTGCCCGGCCTTGCAGGACGCCAGCAAGGAGAGCAGCAAGGCCTGCAAGGCCCACAAGGCGACCAAGGAGCACCGGGAGCGGCCGCGCAAGGACTCAGAGAGCCGAGGCACCTCCAAGGAGCCGGAGCGCGAGCAGGCCCGGAGTGCCAAGGACGCGGCGCGGAAGCTGGGCGAGGGCCGGCCACCCAAGGAGGAGAAGGCCCCGCCGCCCAAGGCTGCATTCAAGGAGCCCAAGATGGCCCTGAAGGAGACCAAACTGGAGGGCATGTCCCCCAAGGGCGGGCCCCCACCACCGCCCCCGCCCAAGTCTTCCAGCAAGAGGCCGGCCACTGCCGACTCACCCAAGCCCAGCGCCAAAAAGCAGAAGAAGAGCAGCTCCAAGGGGTCGAGGAGTGCCCCTAGCACCTCGCCCCGCACCTCGTCTTCCTCCTTCTCGGACAAAAAGCCGGCCAAGGACAAGGGCAGCACCAAAGGGGAGAAGGTCAAGGCCGAGAACGAGTCCAGGGAGATCAAAAAGCCCCCGGAAGTGGAGGAGTCCAACTCGGAGGACGAGGCCTCCTTCAAGACTGAGGTGAGGCAGCTCCTTTCCCGCCCTTCTCCCCTCACCCGCCCTGCCCTCGTCTCTGCTGTTACCCAACCTGTTTTCGTCCTCTCTGCTGGCTCTGAGCCACTCGAAGGTGACAAGGGGGTTGGGATGCAGGGCCCTGGGCTCCCACTTGCTCCATGGAGTTTTGGGCAAGCCTTCGTGTTGagccaagcctcagtttcctcttccatTGGGGGTGATGCAACCGCCTCGTGAGAACTCTATGGGGACACAGGGTCTGGGTAGAGCATGACACCTGGTACCTGGGTTCACAGCTCTCCTTTGGGCAGCCCCCTGCATGGGCAGGGACTTACCTACCCGTGAGTGACTGTGTCCCACCATCGACTCCTTCCCAGGGTGCCACAGCCTCAGTTGGTCAGGGCACCCCCTTCCGTCACTAGTGGTATGGtatctgtgtgtgttttcatCCCACTTTCTGATCTGGGAACCAGAAGTCCTGGGTTCCTCCTGTGGCAACATTTTCATACAGCTCTGAAGGTCACCATCAGACACAGCTTGAGCCACAAAGGAGATGGGAGACAGGTGTTGATTGGTTAGGCTTGGCCTTGGAGGGCCATGTCATCTCTGTGTGCTATTTGGCTTCTGGTAGTTAGAGAAGAACTTGGCTGGATGGATGGTAGTTGGATGTATggttgggtgaatgaatgaatggatggatggatgatggttgGTTGGTTGGATGGAGGGATGGTTAGTtggttggatggatggttggTTGGATGGTTGAATGAAAGTATAATTGGATGGGTAATGGTTGGATGGTTGGTTGGTTGGATGGAGGGATGGTTGgttggttggatggatggatgggtgtgtGGGAGTGGGTAGATGATTGgctggttggatggatggatggatggttgaatggatggatggttgaatggatggatggatggatggatgggtgcacagatggatggatgaatgagtgattgACTCCCTCATTTATATCACCAACCCAAGCCCTTAAGGACCTTTTACGGTTCCCAGCATCTCATTCACTCTCAAAGGCAGAAGCTTTGCCTCCAGCATTGCTGCTCGGAGCTCCACTGAGACTTCGAAAGTGGTTCCCAGAGGTGGTTTGTGTCAGCAGCACTGATGTTGAGTGTGTGGCTTCCAGGGGCACCTTGTTGGAAGTGTCTGGGGGTAACAGTTTGGCCCAGGGGTAACAGAGCATCCCGCCTGATGAGGACACACACGGGGCTGATGATTTGTACACCCGGTGCTTCTTGCGCCCAGGAGACTGTCTGCCAGTGAACTCAAGGGCACAAGACCCGGAATGTCTCTCTGATGTCCATGGCTGTCCACCCACTTGCTGCTGGAGGTTCTTCAGGTGCCCCATCTGACATCTTTCTCCTCTGTCTGCACAGACTGGAGCTCTGGGCAGGGTGTCCTTCCCTCCCGTCCACCTCAAATCCTTCCACCAAGGCCTTCTGTGCCCAGGGCTGGTGCACCTGTGCTGGGAAGAGCTGAAGGCCTTCCTTCCCCTGTCCCCAGGCTGAGGGTTGGCTCCCTGGCCCTGGGTGCCCACCCTGACATCCTGCTGTGGTGGCCCTGAGCACCTGCGCCACTGTGGGCTGCTCCCTCCACCTGCTCAGGTGGGCTGGGTGGAAGACCTGCACCTCTAGCCTTGGCCACCTGGGCCCTGAGGCTGGCATTGCTCCGGAAGCCTGGGGTTTTCTCCTGGCTGAAGAGACAGGTCTGCTGTGCTGAGAGACTTGTGGACCACGAGTCCGGGCTGTTTGAGATCCTGCAGCTGAGACCTGGGCCTTCAGCAGGATCCCTGGGGTCTCAGAGGCTGCTGGATGGTGACTCGCGTCCTGACCTGGGACCTGGGGAGACAAATGTCCACAGTGAAGGAGGCGAGATGACCTTCAGATccagcccaccccccagcctcCTTTGCCTATCTCAGGCCATCCCACTCTGGAGGCTGATGGTGTCACTGCCGGAAAACTCTGACCCTgcatggaacccaagtctcccccCTTGGCCTGCAGAGGGGCCACAGCTCCTCATCTGTGTGCTGGGCCAGGACCCCAGCTCCTCCGGCTGCTCCTCTGTGGTCTCCTTGGCCATGGGGTCCCTTCAGTCACGGGCCCCAGAGTATGGGAGCACAGTAGGCCCTCTGCTGTCCTTCTGGACACCCCGTGTGTCCTGAGCCCTGGAGCCTCGGCAGTGCTCACAGCAGCCTCTTGAGGGCTCTCTGACCCTTGGGAACCATTAGGCTCTTGGGGCAGAAGCCACTTCCAGGCCCCCCTTTGCGCATCCCACCCCTTGTATTCGTGTGGAAGGAAAAGGGCTGTGTGTGGCTGAAGGGCCCGCCTGGCCTACCCCAGCCTGCACCCTCCCCAGCCTGCACCCTCCCCAGCCTGCCTCGACTTCCGTATGCTTAGCAGGGCCAGCAGGGCAGCTCTTCGgtagatggggaagctgaggcttaAAGGTGGGGCCTTGGTCAGTTGGTGAAAAGTCAGGCTCAGATGCGGGGACCCCGAGCCAGAATAAGAACTCAGGCGTCTGTGTGCAGGAGGGCTGTGTGGCTTCAGGTCcgtggtgggggctggggctcACGCTGGCCTGTGGTGCCTCCACCCAGCAGACACTGGCCATCTGGGCTGGTTTCCCGGAGAGGGTCCCCAGGAACTAGTGTGAAGGTCCCCGTGGGGGATGTTGGCAGTGGCTCTGGGAGGCTAGGTGGGGCAGACCCCAGGGGAGGGGACCCTTCACTCTTCAGTCGGTAAGTGTCCGTCCCTGGACAGCGACTCCTTCTCTGGGTCTGCTGAGAGGAGAGAATTGTGCCTTCCTGGGTCTCCTGGAGCTGGGACTCCCCTCTGGGGGTCTTATCTCCCAGGGTTCAGCCAGGATCAAGGAGACGCTGCTGGGTTTTCTGGGGTTCAGCCAGGATCATGGAGACGCTGCTGGCGCCTCTGCCTGCCTCCCGGCCCCTCCCAGGTGCCAGGCTTCTCAGCTCCCTGAGACATctccccatggcatgtgggcaCTCCGTGCCGGCGGACTTTCTGAGCAGTGGACTCTGCCCTTCTGCCCAGCAGAGCCCAGActggccccaccccaggcccagctTGTACTCTGCTGCCCTGTAGCCTGTCGGTTTCTCTCTCCCGAAGGCCCAGTGCAGACACCGCCCCGTCCTGGCTCATGCGCAGAGGTCCCTTGGCCATGCGGTCCTCTGGAGTGGGAGATGCCGTGGCCGCAGGTTTCTCACCGCCTGGTCTCCAGGGCCTGGAGTCCCTGTGTGGGCTTTTACTGCCCCCTGGTGGCTGAGTCTGAGTGGCCGGCTACAGGAGGTGGAGGAGAGCGTGTGACTGGCTCTGGGTGCAGTGGGGCCGCCCGAGTTCACCGTGTCCACCATGTCACTACCCACATGGTGGGTCATTGTCACCTCGGGCACCCAGTGGCAAGGAGACAGCTTTTGTCACTACTCAGCCTCAGGGCTGTGAGATGAGGGGTACCTCCCTTTCCTGTTCAGCCTTCCAGCTGTGCTCCCACCGGAGTGGGCAGGGCCCACACGtgaacagccacacaagctgtcCAGCCCCTGCCTTGGCCCCGACCTCCTGCCCAGGCAGGCAGGAGGACCAGGCAAGGGCTGGAGACTTAATGTCCTTCAGGGAGATAAGAAAGGCCTTTGGTTGTGTTTTGAATGCAGACAGCTGTGTCTTGC comes from the Bubalus kerabau isolate K-KA32 ecotype Philippines breed swamp buffalo chromosome 1, PCC_UOA_SB_1v2, whole genome shotgun sequence genome and includes:
- the MLLT1 gene encoding protein ENL isoform X2, which gives rise to MVFVRGPEQCEIQHFVEKVVFRLHDSFPKPKRVCKEPPYKVEESGYAGFIMPIEVYFKNKEEPRKVCFTYDLFLNLEGNPPVNHLRCEKLTFNNPTVEFRYKLLMAGGVMVIPEGAETVSRPSPDYPMLPTIPLSAFSDPKKTKPSHGSKDASKESSKACKAHKATKEHRERPRKDSESRGTSKEPEREQARSAKDAARKLGEGRPPKEEKAPPPKAAFKEPKMALKETKLEGMSPKGGPPPPPPPKSSSKRPATADSPKPSAKKQKKSSSKGSRSAPSTSPRTSSSSFSDKKPAKDKGSTKGEKVKAENESREIKKPPEVEESNSEDEASFKTESAQSSPSNSSSSSDSSSDSDFEPSQNHSQGPLRSMVEDLQSEESDEDDSSSGEEAAGKTNAGRDSRLSFSDSESDNSGDSCLPSREPPPPKKPPPPNSKASGRRSPEPCGKPEKILKRGTYDKAYTDELVELHRRLMALRERNVLQQIVNLIEETGHFNVTNTTFDFDLFSLDETTVRKLQSYLEAVAT